One Pseudomonadota bacterium DNA segment encodes these proteins:
- the hydA gene encoding dihydropyrimidinase: MQHLDLLIRKGTIVTSTEVFEGDVAVREGRIVELSTGIDPSQASEVIDAAGLLVMPGVIDVDARFEFVSGGHGSADDFAAGSRAAAHGGVTTVIDTALQVEGEALVPAIEQKLKAATGQFNVDFAFHAALGDPRDEVVAELPRAIALGVPSTLVSTADFGDADAVSDGELLAVLDTVRAGGGLVAVQPENGSLVDYFTKKHRERGQVGPLAHARSHPTFSEAEAVRRVIFYTELVGGRLCLFNLSTMGSARFVGEAKGRGLNVFSETSPPYLLLHDALNEVPEAHMYLTSPPLRSQADADGLWKGISAGAIQVVGSGHRAFRRAQKEAGAADAALAPRGLPGVETLLGLMFSEGVRKGRLSLNGLVELIAGNPARLFGLHPRKGSLAPGADADLVLLDPGKKVRVGVDSLHMSTDWSPFEGWVCHGWPVITISRGRVLVREGEFVGDPGGGRFVARSYAPALPTG; this comes from the coding sequence ATGCAACACCTGGACCTGCTGATCCGAAAGGGGACCATCGTCACGTCGACCGAGGTCTTCGAAGGCGACGTGGCGGTGCGTGAGGGGCGCATCGTCGAGCTCTCCACCGGCATCGATCCGAGTCAGGCCAGCGAGGTCATCGACGCAGCGGGGCTGCTTGTGATGCCCGGCGTCATCGATGTCGACGCCCGCTTCGAGTTCGTCAGCGGCGGTCACGGCTCGGCCGACGATTTCGCAGCCGGCTCACGGGCGGCAGCTCACGGGGGCGTCACCACGGTCATCGACACGGCCCTCCAGGTGGAAGGGGAGGCCCTGGTGCCCGCCATCGAGCAGAAGCTCAAGGCGGCCACCGGACAGTTCAATGTTGACTTCGCCTTTCACGCCGCGCTCGGCGACCCGCGCGATGAGGTGGTGGCCGAGCTGCCCCGTGCAATTGCGCTGGGCGTGCCCTCGACGCTCGTCTCCACCGCCGACTTCGGCGACGCCGATGCGGTCTCCGATGGGGAGCTGCTGGCCGTGCTCGACACGGTGCGCGCAGGCGGGGGATTGGTTGCGGTTCAGCCCGAGAACGGCTCCTTGGTTGACTACTTCACCAAGAAGCACCGCGAGCGGGGGCAGGTCGGCCCCCTGGCGCACGCCCGCTCCCACCCCACGTTCAGCGAGGCGGAAGCCGTGCGCCGCGTGATCTTCTACACCGAGCTGGTGGGGGGGCGGCTATGCCTCTTCAACCTCTCGACCATGGGCAGCGCCCGTTTTGTCGGTGAGGCCAAGGGACGTGGGCTCAATGTCTTCTCTGAGACCTCGCCACCGTATCTGCTCCTTCACGACGCCCTCAATGAGGTTCCGGAGGCGCACATGTACCTCACGTCGCCGCCACTGCGCAGCCAGGCTGACGCTGACGGTCTCTGGAAGGGGATTTCCGCAGGCGCCATCCAGGTGGTTGGGTCTGGCCATCGCGCGTTTCGCCGCGCGCAGAAGGAGGCTGGAGCCGCTGATGCGGCGCTGGCTCCGCGTGGGTTGCCTGGCGTTGAGACGTTGCTGGGGCTCATGTTCAGCGAGGGGGTGCGCAAGGGCCGTCTCAGCCTGAACGGGCTCGTCGAGCTCATTGCAGGCAATCCCGCGCGTCTCTTCGGCCTGCATCCCCGAAAGGGGAGCCTGGCCCCAGGGGCAGACGCAGATCTGGTGCTCCTCGACCCTGGGAAGAAGGTTCGTGTGGGGGTCGACAGTCTGCACATGTCCACCGACTGGTCGCCCTTCGAGGGGTGGGTCTGTCACGGGTGGCCCGTGATCACCATCTCGAGAGGGCGGGTACTGGTTCGCGAAGGCGAGTTCGTGGGCGACCCGGGAGGGGGGCGCTTCGTTGCCCGCAGCTACGCCCCAGCGCTGCCGACAGGCTGA
- a CDS encoding uracil phosphoribosyltransferase, translating into MSLHVIDHPLIQHKMSILRHRETGPKEFRELVEEIAMLMAYEVTRTLPLETVEVPTPLETARCRAIGGKKIGIVPILRAGLGMVEGIMRLIPAAKVGHIGIYRDHETLKPIDYYSKFPEDLPERDILLLDPMLATGGSASAAIEFLVAKGARPESLRLVCLVAAPEGVRRVQETDDRVEIYTCALDRCLNDLGYILPGLGDAGDRIFGTR; encoded by the coding sequence ATGTCGCTTCATGTAATCGATCACCCCCTGATACAGCACAAGATGTCCATCCTGCGCCACCGAGAGACCGGTCCCAAGGAGTTCCGGGAGCTCGTGGAAGAGATCGCCATGCTCATGGCCTACGAGGTGACGCGCACGCTGCCCCTCGAGACCGTGGAGGTTCCCACTCCCTTGGAGACCGCGCGCTGCCGCGCCATCGGCGGCAAGAAGATCGGTATCGTGCCCATCCTGCGGGCCGGCCTGGGCATGGTCGAGGGCATCATGCGCCTCATCCCTGCGGCCAAGGTCGGACACATCGGCATCTATCGCGATCACGAGACGCTGAAGCCCATCGACTACTATTCCAAGTTCCCGGAAGATCTTCCGGAGCGCGACATCCTTCTGCTCGACCCGATGCTGGCCACGGGCGGTTCGGCGTCGGCTGCCATCGAGTTCCTCGTGGCCAAGGGGGCTCGCCCCGAGAGCCTTCGGCTCGTCTGTCTGGTGGCGGCGCCCGAAGGCGTCCGGCGGGTTCAGGAGACGGACGATCGGGTTGAGATCTACACCTGCGCGCTCGACCGCTGCCTCAACGACCTCGGTTACATCCTTCCCGGCCTGGGAGACGCGGGAGACCGCATCTTCGGCACCCGTTGA
- a CDS encoding FHA domain-containing protein: MGRGFHLRREGSCRSRHAGVRPAMPPLGERATQSALHISAPEGPRKGVSSVSAKDQASRSSMTERQRPPGSRTGSVRRWTGFGETSAASSNLPNAEEDLIPAVDPRTVPVPSGLEIHVLEGEDAGKTFPLDTCEVVLGRRMTPEEKKLGWLLFNDGTVSRMHAVLEWRGGPRRYRLTHRSKTNPTFINGRIVQQAVLYPDDLIRLGDLTFQVRVTRRGQEDEAPQQVDDKGLIYSGFKVVVVNGPDKGRQYVLEHKVVHVGGPATPGDATRGNNWMVLSDKNLPREQAFFVWYDADKRYGVFHAGASPVPTQISRVLTSPRGGESKTETRNLLNLDDMVIIGDTTLMMLKYERFQETAKALRPDVLPPAGRPSPEPTRGPSPPVSLPQPSLSGPAAPPPPTALPGAEEKRKVLEITPRDHLTPLQEPDEPPAPAIRVRGEGLPQHLLPEPAAPQAQNNRPFDSTQCWFSRPDYGLEVIDGPERGRRIALMSTALKSGKGLTLGRQGRRANDIELKDPKVENEQATLQFDRGRFTIINQGPLPIVLNEDPLEAGLPHLLKNGDELVIGDSILLFVDHGALQRQYQFELEVVCESGRTDRARRITLNQDEITIGRAKKAEVRIDDPNVSRIHARVAFRRGGFLLEHRSETNPTFVNGVSLDVGQSRLLQPDDEIQLSDGSRLIFRKRMALQLKG, translated from the coding sequence ATGGGGCGCGGATTCCACCTCCGCCGAGAGGGGTCCTGTCGATCTCGGCACGCTGGGGTGAGACCGGCGATGCCGCCGCTCGGAGAGCGCGCCACGCAGAGCGCACTTCACATCAGTGCACCAGAGGGCCCGCGGAAGGGAGTCTCTTCCGTCAGCGCGAAGGATCAAGCCTCTAGGAGTAGCATGACTGAGCGTCAACGCCCCCCAGGAAGCCGCACCGGATCGGTGCGCCGATGGACAGGATTCGGGGAGACCTCCGCTGCGTCGTCAAATCTCCCCAACGCGGAAGAAGATCTCATTCCCGCCGTCGACCCGCGAACGGTCCCCGTTCCCAGCGGTCTCGAGATACACGTTCTCGAAGGTGAAGACGCTGGCAAGACCTTCCCGCTCGACACCTGCGAGGTGGTGCTGGGGCGGCGCATGACGCCAGAAGAGAAGAAGCTGGGCTGGCTGCTCTTCAACGATGGCACCGTGTCGCGCATGCACGCCGTGCTCGAGTGGCGCGGCGGGCCGCGGCGCTACCGCCTCACCCATCGCTCTAAGACCAATCCCACATTCATCAACGGGCGAATCGTCCAGCAGGCGGTTCTCTATCCCGATGACCTGATCCGTCTCGGCGATCTCACCTTCCAGGTGCGGGTGACGCGGCGAGGTCAGGAAGACGAAGCCCCGCAACAGGTCGACGACAAGGGGCTGATCTACTCTGGCTTCAAGGTCGTGGTCGTCAACGGGCCAGACAAGGGCCGTCAATACGTGCTTGAGCACAAGGTCGTTCACGTCGGGGGACCTGCCACGCCTGGCGATGCCACACGAGGCAACAACTGGATGGTCCTCAGCGACAAGAACCTGCCGCGAGAGCAGGCCTTCTTCGTGTGGTACGACGCCGACAAGCGATACGGCGTGTTTCACGCGGGCGCCTCCCCCGTTCCCACGCAGATCTCTCGCGTCCTGACATCGCCCCGTGGCGGCGAATCGAAGACCGAGACCCGAAACCTGCTCAACCTCGACGACATGGTCATCATCGGTGACACGACGTTGATGATGCTCAAATACGAACGCTTCCAGGAGACCGCCAAGGCGCTGCGCCCTGACGTCCTGCCCCCCGCTGGACGCCCTTCTCCTGAGCCGACCCGCGGACCGTCCCCTCCCGTGAGCCTGCCGCAACCGTCTCTCTCAGGGCCGGCCGCCCCTCCCCCACCGACAGCGCTTCCTGGCGCGGAAGAGAAGCGCAAGGTGCTCGAGATCACCCCGCGCGACCATCTCACGCCGCTGCAAGAACCCGATGAGCCGCCCGCTCCCGCCATCCGTGTACGTGGAGAAGGCCTGCCGCAGCATCTGCTGCCGGAGCCTGCCGCTCCTCAGGCGCAGAACAACCGCCCCTTCGATTCCACACAGTGCTGGTTCAGCCGGCCGGACTACGGGCTCGAGGTGATCGACGGGCCAGAACGAGGCCGACGCATCGCGCTCATGTCAACCGCGCTGAAGAGCGGCAAAGGCCTCACCCTGGGTCGGCAAGGACGTCGTGCCAACGACATCGAGCTGAAAGATCCGAAGGTGGAGAACGAGCAGGCCACGCTGCAGTTCGACCGAGGGCGGTTCACCATCATCAATCAAGGTCCGCTCCCCATCGTGCTCAATGAAGACCCGCTCGAAGCCGGCCTTCCCCACCTGCTGAAGAACGGCGATGAGCTCGTCATCGGAGACTCCATCCTGCTGTTCGTCGATCACGGTGCGCTGCAGCGGCAGTACCAGTTCGAGCTCGAGGTCGTGTGCGAGAGCGGACGAACCGACAGAGCACGTCGCATCACCCTGAACCAGGACGAGATCACCATCGGGCGGGCCAAGAAGGCCGAGGTTCGCATCGACGATCCGAACGTCTCGCGCATCCACGCGCGTGTCGCGTTCCGCCGCGGCGGGTTCCTTCTCGAGCACCGCAGCGAGACAAACCCCACATTCGTGAACGGCGTCTCCCTCGACGTGGGACAGTCACGCCTTCTGCAGCCAGACGACGAGATTCAGCTGTCTGACGGTTCGCGGCTCATCTTCCGCAAGCGGATGGCCCTGCAGCTGAAAGGCTGA